The proteins below are encoded in one region of Coffea arabica cultivar ET-39 chromosome 4c, Coffea Arabica ET-39 HiFi, whole genome shotgun sequence:
- the LOC113740235 gene encoding ADP,ATP carrier protein ER-ANT1 isoform X1 codes for MAARSERFSVDFLVGGTAASVAKSAAAPIERVKLLLQNQGEMIKRGHLTRPYLGVGDCFKRIFKEEGLLSFWRGNQANVIRYFPTQASNFAFKGYFKSFFGCSKEKDGYFKWFAGNIASGSAAGATTSLLLYHLDYARTRLGTDARECPANGKRQFKGLLDVYRKTLLSDGIVGLYRGFGVSIIGITLYRGMYFGIYDTMKPIVLVGHFQDNFFASFFLGWGVTTVSGVCAYPFDTLRRRMMLTSGQSLKYRNGAHAFCEIVQHEGFTALFRGVTANMLLGVAGAGVLAGYDQLYQFLYRSGYRFEPQKA; via the exons ATGGCAGCACGCTCGGAGAGATTTTCTGTAGATTTCCTCGTCGGAGGGACGGCAGCGAGTGTAGCGAAGAGTGCTGCCGCACCAATTGAGAGGGTGAAACTTTTGTTGCAGAACCAAGGAGAGATGATAAAAAGAGGGCATTTGACCAGGCCTTACTTGGGTGTTGGGGATTGCTTTAAAAGAATTTTCAAAGAGGAAGGTCTTTTGTCATTTTGGAGGGGTAACCAGGCCAATGTCATTAGATATTTTCCAACTCAG GCATCCAATTTTGCATTCAAAGGCTACTTTAAAAGCTTTTTTGGGTGCTCAAAGGAGAAAGATGGATATTTCAAGTGGTTTGCTGGAAACATTGCTTCAGGAAGTGCTGCTGGAGCAACCACATCACTACTTCTTTATCATTTAGATTATGCCAGGACTAGACTTGGTACAGATGCTAGGGAGTGCCCAGCTAATGGTAAACGCCAATTCAAAGGGCTACTAGATGTTTATCGTAAGACCTTGTTAAGTGATGGCATCGTTGGCCTTTATCGAGGGTTTGGGGTTTCAATCATTGGAATAACCCTTTACCGAGGCATGTATTTTGGCATCTATGACACCATGAAGCCTATCGTTTTGGTTGGCCACTTTCAG GACAATTTTTTTGCTAGCTTCTTCTTGGGTTGGGGTGTGACTACTGTTTCAGGGGTATGTGCTTACCCTTTTGACACGTTGCGTAGAAGAATGATGCTAACCTCTGGACAATCGCTGAAGTATCGTAATGGAGCTCATGCATTCTGTGAAATTGTACAGCATGAGGGTTTTACTGCATTATTCCGTGGAGTGACGGCAAACATGCTTCTTGGTGTGGCAGGGGCTGGAGTACTTGCAGGATATGATCAACTGTACCAATTTCTATATAGATCTGGTTACAGGTTTGAGCCACAGAAAGCGTAA
- the LOC113740235 gene encoding ADP,ATP carrier protein ER-ANT1 isoform X2 codes for MQAYQTAGSHLKFEPISSAPCLYLSPVRHACTMVILKLASNFAFKGYFKSFFGCSKEKDGYFKWFAGNIASGSAAGATTSLLLYHLDYARTRLGTDARECPANGKRQFKGLLDVYRKTLLSDGIVGLYRGFGVSIIGITLYRGMYFGIYDTMKPIVLVGHFQDNFFASFFLGWGVTTVSGVCAYPFDTLRRRMMLTSGQSLKYRNGAHAFCEIVQHEGFTALFRGVTANMLLGVAGAGVLAGYDQLYQFLYRSGYRFEPQKA; via the exons ATGCAAGCATATCAAACTGCTGGTTCACACCTTAAGTTTGAGCCTATCTCCAGTGCGCCATGCCTGTACCTATCTCCTGTGCGCCATGCCTGTACCATGGTTATCTTGAAGCTG GCATCCAATTTTGCATTCAAAGGCTACTTTAAAAGCTTTTTTGGGTGCTCAAAGGAGAAAGATGGATATTTCAAGTGGTTTGCTGGAAACATTGCTTCAGGAAGTGCTGCTGGAGCAACCACATCACTACTTCTTTATCATTTAGATTATGCCAGGACTAGACTTGGTACAGATGCTAGGGAGTGCCCAGCTAATGGTAAACGCCAATTCAAAGGGCTACTAGATGTTTATCGTAAGACCTTGTTAAGTGATGGCATCGTTGGCCTTTATCGAGGGTTTGGGGTTTCAATCATTGGAATAACCCTTTACCGAGGCATGTATTTTGGCATCTATGACACCATGAAGCCTATCGTTTTGGTTGGCCACTTTCAG GACAATTTTTTTGCTAGCTTCTTCTTGGGTTGGGGTGTGACTACTGTTTCAGGGGTATGTGCTTACCCTTTTGACACGTTGCGTAGAAGAATGATGCTAACCTCTGGACAATCGCTGAAGTATCGTAATGGAGCTCATGCATTCTGTGAAATTGTACAGCATGAGGGTTTTACTGCATTATTCCGTGGAGTGACGGCAAACATGCTTCTTGGTGTGGCAGGGGCTGGAGTACTTGCAGGATATGATCAACTGTACCAATTTCTATATAGATCTGGTTACAGGTTTGAGCCACAGAAAGCGTAA